A window of the Rhizobium brockwellii genome harbors these coding sequences:
- a CDS encoding type II toxin-antitoxin system VapB family antitoxin: MRTNIGIDDALLDAAMTTTGKKATVDPALRSLVERHRRKNAIVDLAVIGWEGDLGAIRRDRPDDKR; this comes from the coding sequence ATGCGGACGAATATCGGTATCGATGATGCCTTGCTCGACGCGGCAATGACCACCACGGGAAAAAAGGCCACCGTCGACCCGGCTTTGCGAAGCCTCGTTGAGAGGCACCGCCGCAAAAATGCGATCGTAGATCTTGCAGTGATAGGCTGGGAAGGCGACCTCGGCGCGATACGTCGCGACCGGCCGGACGATAAACGGTGA
- a CDS encoding acyl-CoA dehydrogenase family protein, producing MTSANRTDDKLAELNQPSLWSGINAYRSDPLIVDLTAALPRGIREDLENMGRYVTSPEAQEMARMANQGAPQLRTHGPRGERLDVVEFHPAWHALMRRSMSVGLHSSVWDPQADTEAKDEAHKVRAARFYLTSQLESGHLCPLTMTSASVAALSASPAVQKDWAPKILSRKYDSSNKPAMQKSAVTIGMGMTEKQGGTDVRANRSAAEKVSEGIYRLSGHKWFMSAPMSDAFIMLAQTKEGMGCFLVPRLLEDGSANGLQFQRLKDKVGNRSNASSEVEFTDTFGFLLGGPDAGIRTILDMVTLTRLDCALASSGMMRASLAEAVHHTRGRSVFGKMLVNQPIMTRVLADMALDVAAATALSFRLADAFDKARGNAEDAAYARVMTPVAKYWCCKIAPALIYEAMECIGGNGYIEERPIARHYREAPVNAIWEGSGNVMALDVLRVLNRGKDLFETVFAGLARDLGPAGKKTIDVLRAAIALCEQDEGAARLLVEQLALAAGAAELYRLGAGRIADAFIETRLAGGWRSTYGMLDSRFDAGYIVDLLYPPAA from the coding sequence ATGACCTCCGCCAACCGGACAGACGACAAACTCGCAGAACTCAACCAGCCGAGCCTGTGGTCCGGCATCAACGCCTATCGGTCCGATCCGCTGATCGTCGACCTGACGGCGGCCCTGCCGCGCGGCATCCGCGAAGACCTGGAAAACATGGGCCGCTACGTCACCTCGCCGGAGGCGCAGGAGATGGCGCGCATGGCAAACCAGGGCGCACCGCAGCTGCGCACCCACGGTCCGCGTGGCGAGCGCCTTGACGTCGTCGAATTCCATCCTGCCTGGCATGCGCTGATGCGCCGCTCCATGTCGGTCGGCCTGCATTCCTCCGTCTGGGATCCCCAGGCCGATACCGAGGCCAAGGACGAGGCCCATAAGGTTCGCGCTGCGCGGTTTTATCTGACGTCGCAGCTGGAATCCGGCCATCTCTGCCCGCTGACCATGACGAGCGCCTCCGTTGCGGCGCTCTCGGCCTCGCCCGCGGTCCAGAAGGACTGGGCGCCCAAAATTCTCTCGCGTAAATATGATTCGTCGAACAAGCCCGCCATGCAGAAATCCGCTGTGACCATCGGCATGGGCATGACGGAAAAGCAGGGCGGCACGGATGTGCGCGCCAACAGGAGCGCTGCCGAAAAGGTCAGCGAGGGCATCTACCGGCTGTCCGGGCACAAATGGTTCATGTCGGCGCCGATGAGCGATGCCTTCATTATGCTGGCGCAGACGAAGGAGGGCATGGGCTGCTTTCTCGTGCCGCGCCTTCTGGAGGATGGTTCCGCCAACGGCCTGCAGTTCCAGCGGCTGAAGGACAAGGTCGGCAATCGCTCCAACGCCTCTTCAGAGGTCGAGTTCACTGACACGTTCGGTTTCTTGCTCGGTGGTCCGGATGCCGGCATCCGCACAATCCTCGACATGGTGACGCTGACCCGGCTCGACTGCGCGCTGGCTTCGTCAGGCATGATGCGCGCCTCGCTCGCCGAAGCCGTGCACCACACCCGCGGCCGCAGCGTCTTCGGCAAGATGCTCGTCAACCAGCCGATCATGACGCGCGTGCTCGCCGACATGGCGCTCGATGTTGCCGCCGCGACGGCACTGTCCTTCCGTCTTGCCGACGCCTTCGACAAGGCGCGCGGCAATGCCGAGGACGCGGCCTATGCCCGTGTCATGACGCCGGTCGCCAAATACTGGTGCTGCAAGATCGCGCCCGCGCTGATCTACGAGGCGATGGAGTGCATTGGCGGCAATGGCTACATCGAAGAGCGCCCGATCGCTCGCCATTACCGCGAGGCTCCCGTCAATGCCATCTGGGAAGGCTCCGGCAACGTCATGGCGCTTGACGTGCTGCGCGTGCTCAACCGCGGCAAGGATCTGTTCGAAACGGTCTTCGCCGGCCTTGCCCGCGATCTCGGCCCTGCCGGCAAGAAGACCATCGACGTGCTGCGCGCCGCAATTGCGCTGTGTGAACAGGATGAGGGCGCCGCGCGCCTGCTCGTCGAACAGCTGGCGCTCGCCGCCGGTGCCGCCGAACTCTATCGCCTTGGGGCAGGGCGCATTGCCGATGCCTTCATCGAGACGCGTCTTGCCGGCGGCTGGCGCTCCACCTACGGCATGCTCGATTCCCGCTTCGACGCCGGCTACATCGTCGACCTGCTCTATCCGCCAGCGGCCTGA